A section of the Bombus affinis isolate iyBomAffi1 unplaced genomic scaffold, iyBomAffi1.2 ctg00000187.1, whole genome shotgun sequence genome encodes:
- the LOC126927654 gene encoding trans-1,2-dihydrobenzene-1,2-diol dehydrogenase-like isoform X1, with product MSKNHRNGKMFIHWGITGAGKISHDFVTCLRTLPESEHVVLAVAARELSRAQNFSSLHKTKKAFDNYVELAEDKNIDVVYIGTLHPQHFDIAKLMLNHGKHVLCEKPLTMNLKQTTELINLAKQKKLFVMEGIWSSSCFPIYETLKKEIVIECYQRCHRLLSPYFKKNRCNEVSE from the exons ATGTTCATTCATTGGGGTATAACAGGTGCTGGAAAAATATCACATGATTTTGTAACATGCTTACGAACATTACCAGAATCCGAACATGTAGTTCTTGCAGTAGCGGCACGTGAACTATCAAGGGCACAGAACTTTTCTAGCTTACATAAAACTAAAAAGGCGTTCGACAATTATGTAGAGCTAGCGGAAGACAAGAATATTG ATGTCGTATATATTGGAACGTTACATCCTCAACACTTTGACATTGCAAAATTAATGTTAAATCATGGGAAACATGTTTTATGTGAAAAACCTTTAACTATGAATTTGAAGCAAACAACAGAGTTGATAAATTTAGCAAAGCAGAAGAAGTTGTTCGTAATGGAAGGTATTTGGAGTAGTAGTTGTTTTCCTATATATGAAactcttaaaaaagaaattgtcaTAGAGTGTTATCAGCGTTGTCATAGACTGTTGTCACCAtattttaaaaagaatcgtTGTAACGAAGTTAGTGAGTGA
- the LOC126927654 gene encoding trans-1,2-dihydrobenzene-1,2-diol dehydrogenase-like isoform X2: MNIMFIHWGITGAGKISHDFVTCLRTLPESEHVVLAVAARELSRAQNFSSLHKTKKAFDNYVELAEDKNIDVVYIGTLHPQHFDIAKLMLNHGKHVLCEKPLTMNLKQTTELINLAKQKKLFVMEGIWSSSCFPIYETLKKEIVIECYQRCHRLLSPYFKKNRCNEVSE; this comes from the exons ATGTTCATTCATTGGGGTATAACAGGTGCTGGAAAAATATCACATGATTTTGTAACATGCTTACGAACATTACCAGAATCCGAACATGTAGTTCTTGCAGTAGCGGCACGTGAACTATCAAGGGCACAGAACTTTTCTAGCTTACATAAAACTAAAAAGGCGTTCGACAATTATGTAGAGCTAGCGGAAGACAAGAATATTG ATGTCGTATATATTGGAACGTTACATCCTCAACACTTTGACATTGCAAAATTAATGTTAAATCATGGGAAACATGTTTTATGTGAAAAACCTTTAACTATGAATTTGAAGCAAACAACAGAGTTGATAAATTTAGCAAAGCAGAAGAAGTTGTTCGTAATGGAAGGTATTTGGAGTAGTAGTTGTTTTCCTATATATGAAactcttaaaaaagaaattgtcaTAGAGTGTTATCAGCGTTGTCATAGACTGTTGTCACCAtattttaaaaagaatcgtTGTAACGAAGTTAGTGAGTGA